In Acidimicrobiales bacterium, a genomic segment contains:
- a CDS encoding DUF5719 family protein, which translates to MSDQVPPHSPGARHEGVASANADGPESADRPTGRHRLGGGVARAPIVGAVVAALVAGALIDKAASPQTTASPASVPAAQQVPVAAPAKALSSSWFCGGATDTSGGYAPASVVIANSGNTATNAVVDLITSNGQRHQVTVTVGPKSRQAVTEDVPGGAPWIGASVDVDSGATSVEQFVNGPGGVTATPCGTSGSSHWYFAAGQTLVNAGVELTLVNPYPSDSVVDLSFTTDQGIEMPVEDQGLIVPRGGMLAVNLGDHLRRRQEIATTVTARTGRVVAWKTQWVTSPPSGAAILGTPAASNPLADPATPIPGVTVTLGAPSPSTNWVWADGQAGNGVGEQYVIYNPGPVTADVRLSVQLDQGIAEPFELSVPPDQVIPIESDQQARIPAGVTHAAVLQSTNGVAVVAERVVAASSPSSWSGLGDMLGARVPAQRWLLGASYADSSHDGWVVLYNPTNQAVQVTIDMLSSGSEVALAGQTPVSLAPGRRVAVHINQGRSALEVALVVKSPMPIYAEYDIYGIGTPGVGLGSGVPLS; encoded by the coding sequence ATGTCTGACCAGGTGCCGCCGCACTCGCCCGGGGCACGCCATGAAGGGGTCGCCTCGGCAAACGCTGACGGCCCGGAGAGCGCAGATCGCCCGACCGGACGACACCGTCTCGGAGGCGGGGTGGCACGCGCGCCGATCGTCGGCGCAGTCGTCGCCGCTCTCGTCGCCGGGGCCCTGATCGACAAGGCGGCGTCCCCGCAGACGACCGCCTCGCCGGCCAGCGTGCCAGCAGCTCAGCAGGTGCCCGTGGCCGCGCCGGCGAAGGCGCTCTCCTCGTCGTGGTTCTGCGGCGGCGCAACCGACACGTCGGGCGGTTACGCCCCAGCTTCTGTGGTCATCGCCAACAGCGGGAACACGGCCACGAATGCCGTCGTGGACCTGATTACGAGCAACGGCCAGCGCCACCAGGTGACCGTCACCGTCGGCCCGAAGTCCCGGCAGGCAGTCACAGAAGACGTTCCCGGGGGCGCCCCCTGGATCGGCGCGAGCGTCGATGTCGACTCGGGAGCCACCTCCGTCGAACAGTTCGTCAACGGGCCGGGAGGAGTCACCGCAACCCCGTGCGGGACTTCTGGCTCGTCGCACTGGTATTTCGCCGCCGGCCAGACCCTCGTGAATGCCGGGGTCGAGCTCACCCTCGTCAACCCGTATCCCTCGGACAGCGTGGTCGACCTGTCCTTCACGACGGACCAGGGGATCGAGATGCCGGTCGAGGACCAGGGCCTGATCGTGCCCCGCGGCGGCATGCTTGCCGTCAACCTCGGCGATCACCTCCGCCGGCGCCAGGAGATCGCTACTACGGTCACCGCGCGCACCGGCCGAGTCGTCGCATGGAAGACCCAGTGGGTGACCTCTCCTCCCTCTGGCGCCGCCATCCTCGGGACGCCGGCAGCCTCGAACCCCCTGGCCGACCCGGCGACCCCGATCCCTGGGGTCACCGTCACCCTCGGGGCGCCGTCCCCGTCCACGAACTGGGTCTGGGCCGACGGTCAGGCCGGCAACGGCGTCGGCGAGCAGTACGTCATCTACAACCCCGGCCCGGTCACTGCCGACGTCCGCCTTTCCGTCCAGCTCGACCAGGGAATCGCCGAGCCCTTCGAGCTCTCGGTGCCGCCGGACCAGGTGATCCCGATCGAGTCGGACCAGCAGGCCCGGATACCGGCCGGTGTCACCCACGCCGCCGTATTGCAGTCGACCAACGGAGTCGCGGTTGTGGCGGAAAGGGTCGTGGCCGCCTCCAGCCCGTCGTCTTGGAGCGGACTCGGCGACATGCTCGGAGCGCGCGTTCCCGCGCAGCGCTGGCTGCTCGGGGCGAGCTACGCCGACTCGAGCCACGACGGTTGGGTCGTCCTCTACAACCCGACCAACCAGGCGGTTCAAGTGACCATCGACATGCTCAGCAGCGGATCCGAAGTGGCGCTCGCCGGCCAGACACCCGTTTCGCTTGCTCCCGGCCGGCGAGTGGCGGTGCACATCAACCAGGGACGTTCGGCGCTGGAAGTAGCGCTCGTCGTGAAATCTCCGATGCCGATCTATGCCGAGTACGACATCTACGGAATCGGCACCCCTGGTGTCGGCTTGGGGTCGGGTGTGCCGCTTTCCTAG
- a CDS encoding glycosyltransferase codes for MQPDSQPPAPAVVAVVVTCDSGPWLEQALSSLAAQDYPNVSVVVVDSASAVDPTPLVDSVLPGAFVWRLEKRVGFGRAANQVRQLVEGASHYLFCHDDVILAPDAVRLLLEEAFRSNSAITSPKYLEWEDPERLLAVGATADKVGVLQDLVDPGELDQAQHDGVREVLVAPAGVSLVRADLFEALGGFDETIDQFGEDLDLCWRARVVGGRITVVPAARVMHLQAVKRGVRAGWGTLQGRRRAAAAAEGNRLRTLLTCYRWFDVAWIFPLSVAWILGEAATRLVQGRPGEAGRTLSSFFGGLREPGRLWKARHALQRHRRVGDAAIRKLQSRGNARLRGFIRARIEGVREGLPPAPVVKRVQPTGYEEPTEVPVYATPETDPETTPVSADRRLAMLILLVVAIVLLVGSRSLLGREIPAVGHIPNTSTGIGPMWSQWWSTWQTAGLGAATPSAPAVGLLALLGTVLFGAVGVLQHVVVLGPLVLGPLGAYRAARWWGSRRGKVAAAVVYAVCPLPYNALARGHWGALLAFGAAPWVIGWLGRLSGQVPFPVTPVSRIYARAAALAVLVAVVGAVAPSWLFVVPLVALGLLAGSALAGMPGGGLRMFLLGLATAFGAVVLLLPWSGTVLGSRVSTAGPSLGAGGRLGFGAVLRFQTGPFGHGVLGWALLVVAALPLFIGRGWRLAWAARLWSVAVLCFAAAWAGSRGWVPALPPDVVLAPAAAALAGSAALGAAAFELDLPGYRFGWRQLAAGIAAVAVALAAVPLLAATKTGRWQVPSADPASELPFLPDTAHGDYRVLWVGSPDALPLAGYQLSTGVAYGTSYDGPPNLGDLWVTGRRGAAGQLASDVRLVEGRLTTKLGHLLAPAGVLFVVVPNHTAPAGAGGFATPPPASLLQGLSLQTDMQVVDQVDSNYTVYRNAAWMPVKAALPESALAVARAGAAGRVELQQLDLSGAVPVLTGPGNVTSGRVAAGSTVYVASTRDGGWNLQVGSSSLSPRPGFGWGMRFKVPGGGGSPGGGSAGGGGAGTAASGGAPRLVRATLHAPSPLGIRAAQVVEIALWLLALGFVTLDIRKRRNEDVDPEVVRPEWFVPVSPAADRRNWRSGPSSSSLGAEDMKGDEVWADV; via the coding sequence ATGCAGCCGGATTCTCAGCCGCCCGCACCAGCCGTGGTGGCGGTCGTTGTTACATGCGATTCAGGGCCCTGGCTCGAGCAGGCGCTCTCGTCGCTGGCGGCTCAGGATTACCCCAACGTGTCGGTCGTCGTGGTCGACTCCGCAAGCGCCGTCGACCCGACCCCGCTGGTGGACTCCGTGCTTCCGGGCGCCTTCGTTTGGCGACTCGAGAAGCGGGTCGGGTTCGGACGCGCCGCGAACCAGGTGCGCCAACTCGTGGAGGGGGCGTCGCACTACCTCTTCTGCCACGACGATGTCATACTCGCCCCCGACGCGGTCCGACTCCTTTTGGAGGAGGCGTTCAGGTCCAACTCGGCGATCACCTCCCCCAAGTACCTCGAGTGGGAGGACCCCGAGCGCCTGCTCGCCGTCGGCGCGACCGCGGACAAGGTCGGGGTGTTGCAGGACCTGGTTGATCCGGGCGAGTTGGATCAGGCGCAGCACGATGGCGTCCGGGAAGTGCTGGTCGCTCCGGCGGGGGTGAGCCTCGTCCGTGCCGACCTGTTCGAAGCCCTGGGTGGATTCGACGAGACCATCGACCAGTTCGGCGAGGACCTGGACCTGTGCTGGAGGGCACGGGTGGTCGGCGGCAGGATCACGGTGGTTCCGGCCGCCCGAGTCATGCACCTTCAGGCGGTGAAGCGCGGCGTCCGGGCGGGATGGGGGACCCTGCAGGGGCGCCGGCGGGCCGCGGCGGCCGCCGAAGGCAACCGCTTGAGGACCCTCCTCACCTGTTACCGGTGGTTCGACGTCGCGTGGATCTTCCCGCTGTCGGTGGCATGGATCCTCGGTGAAGCCGCCACCCGCCTGGTGCAGGGGCGCCCGGGTGAGGCGGGTCGGACGCTTTCATCGTTCTTCGGCGGGTTGCGGGAGCCTGGGAGGCTTTGGAAGGCGAGGCATGCGCTGCAACGGCACCGTCGGGTTGGCGACGCTGCCATCCGCAAGCTGCAGAGCCGCGGAAACGCCCGCCTGCGCGGCTTCATCAGAGCCAGGATCGAAGGGGTCCGGGAGGGCCTCCCGCCCGCGCCAGTGGTCAAGCGGGTCCAGCCGACGGGCTACGAGGAGCCCACCGAGGTGCCGGTCTACGCGACGCCGGAAACCGACCCGGAGACGACGCCCGTTTCGGCCGACCGGCGGCTTGCGATGCTGATCCTGCTGGTCGTGGCGATCGTGTTGCTGGTCGGCTCTCGAAGCCTCCTCGGACGGGAGATCCCGGCGGTCGGCCACATTCCGAACACGTCGACGGGGATCGGCCCGATGTGGAGCCAGTGGTGGTCCACCTGGCAGACGGCCGGGCTCGGAGCGGCTACACCGAGCGCTCCGGCCGTGGGTCTCCTCGCGCTCCTCGGAACCGTGCTGTTCGGCGCGGTCGGCGTGCTGCAGCACGTCGTGGTCCTGGGGCCGCTGGTGCTCGGACCGCTCGGCGCCTACCGGGCGGCGAGATGGTGGGGGTCGCGAAGAGGCAAGGTGGCAGCGGCCGTGGTGTACGCGGTTTGTCCCCTTCCGTACAACGCCCTGGCCCGAGGGCACTGGGGTGCCCTGCTCGCCTTCGGGGCAGCGCCGTGGGTGATCGGGTGGTTGGGCCGGCTGTCCGGGCAGGTTCCGTTCCCGGTTACCCCCGTCTCGAGGATCTACGCGAGGGCGGCTGCTCTAGCGGTCCTGGTGGCGGTGGTCGGGGCGGTCGCCCCGTCGTGGTTGTTCGTGGTTCCGCTGGTGGCACTCGGATTACTCGCCGGGTCGGCCCTGGCAGGAATGCCGGGCGGGGGGCTCCGGATGTTCCTGCTCGGGTTGGCGACGGCGTTCGGCGCGGTGGTGCTTTTGCTGCCCTGGTCGGGAACGGTTCTGGGCAGCAGGGTGTCGACTGCGGGGCCGTCCCTGGGTGCGGGAGGGCGGCTCGGGTTCGGCGCGGTGCTCCGGTTCCAGACCGGTCCGTTCGGCCACGGGGTCCTGGGATGGGCGCTCTTGGTCGTGGCGGCGCTCCCGCTTTTCATAGGGCGAGGGTGGCGTCTCGCTTGGGCCGCCCGGCTGTGGTCGGTGGCGGTGCTCTGTTTCGCGGCGGCGTGGGCCGGGTCGCGAGGGTGGGTGCCGGCGTTGCCCCCCGACGTGGTGCTGGCGCCTGCAGCGGCCGCTCTGGCAGGCTCCGCGGCGCTGGGGGCGGCGGCGTTCGAGCTCGACCTTCCCGGCTACCGGTTCGGTTGGCGGCAGCTGGCCGCCGGGATCGCGGCCGTCGCCGTGGCCCTCGCCGCGGTCCCGCTCTTGGCTGCGACGAAAACCGGTCGCTGGCAAGTCCCGTCGGCTGATCCGGCCTCGGAGCTGCCCTTCCTTCCCGACACCGCCCATGGCGACTACCGGGTTCTGTGGGTCGGTTCTCCAGATGCCCTCCCGTTGGCTGGCTACCAGCTTTCGACCGGGGTTGCCTACGGAACCTCTTACGACGGCCCGCCGAACCTCGGGGACCTGTGGGTCACCGGACGGCGCGGTGCGGCCGGTCAACTTGCCTCCGACGTCCGCCTGGTGGAAGGAAGGCTGACCACCAAGCTCGGGCACCTTCTCGCTCCCGCCGGGGTCCTGTTCGTGGTCGTTCCCAACCACACCGCGCCCGCCGGCGCCGGCGGGTTTGCCACCCCGCCTCCCGCTTCGCTTTTGCAGGGACTGTCGCTGCAGACAGACATGCAGGTAGTCGACCAGGTCGACTCCAACTACACGGTCTACCGAAACGCGGCGTGGATGCCCGTCAAGGCCGCCCTGCCCGAGTCGGCTCTCGCGGTGGCACGTGCCGGCGCCGCCGGAAGGGTCGAGCTGCAGCAGCTGGATCTAAGTGGTGCCGTTCCCGTGCTTACCGGCCCCGGGAACGTGACTAGCGGTCGGGTCGCGGCGGGCTCCACGGTGTACGTGGCGTCGACCCGCGACGGGGGTTGGAACCTCCAGGTCGGGTCGTCCTCGTTGTCGCCCAGGCCGGGCTTCGGGTGGGGCATGCGCTTCAAGGTGCCGGGTGGTGGTGGGAGCCCGGGCGGTGGGAGTGCGGGCGGCGGTGGCGCGGGAACGGCGGCGTCGGGCGGAGCGCCCCGTCTGGTCCGGGCGACCCTGCACGCGCCGTCCCCGTTGGGGATCCGTGCCGCCCAAGTGGTCGAGATCGCGTTATGGCTGCTCGCACTGGGATTCGTCACGCTCGACATCCGCAAGCGCCGCAACGAGGACGTCGACCCCGAGGTCGTCCGGCCCGAATGGTTCGTCCCGGTGAGCCCGGCTGCCGACAGAAGGAACTGGCGGTCGGGGCCGTCATCGTCGAGCCTGGGGGCCGAGGACATGAAGGGCGACGAGGTGTGGGCCGATGTCTGA